In the genome of Methanopyrus kandleri AV19, one region contains:
- a CDS encoding Lon protease family protein, giving the protein MPHNVLSSGLLDKLLRKKDSSKDKKSSENERDEKDLIDPVKKDFTLDDIETTADIKIPDNPLDMVIGQDHAVEYAKLAAKQRRHLLLVGPPGVGKSMIAQGIAELLPKPREQIEVYHNPANPERPIVKVRTRDEVEKEDSDTLLSPEEVPEPVAEQLGFRCPSCGEYSDPDCRYCPRCGAQKYSARTYRATQYDRATSRQVAVIYERVGDRIRVVKPDSEGEEKKVLVPLDRKPFVQATGASETELLGDVKHCPWGGDEQLGEPPYKRVIPGAVHEAHEGVLFIDELAQLGPLQQHLLTAMQEKEYPITGKNPQSSGAAVRVEGVPCDFILVGACNIQDLPMILSPLRSRIQGEGYEVLMKTTMPDTEENRAKLAQFVAQEVERDGRIPHATREAVEEIVKEARRRARVIDGERDALTLRLRDLSGVVRLAGDLAVMEGAKYIEPKHVRAAIKKAKPVEDQIIEEYGSLEEGLRRDVATCSLSSPAAQQRVIQGDTTDSYYHQEDKRGYI; this is encoded by the coding sequence ATGCCGCACAACGTGCTTTCCTCGGGCTTGCTAGATAAATTGCTTCGGAAAAAAGACTCTAGCAAAGATAAGAAGAGTTCCGAGAATGAGCGTGATGAAAAAGATCTTATCGATCCCGTGAAGAAGGACTTCACCCTGGACGATATCGAGACGACGGCCGACATCAAGATTCCTGACAACCCACTGGACATGGTGATAGGCCAAGACCACGCCGTGGAGTACGCCAAGCTCGCCGCAAAGCAGCGTAGGCATCTCCTCCTCGTCGGTCCGCCGGGCGTTGGTAAAAGCATGATCGCTCAGGGAATTGCCGAACTGCTGCCCAAACCCCGTGAGCAGATCGAGGTGTATCACAACCCCGCCAACCCGGAACGTCCCATCGTGAAGGTCCGCACGCGAGACGAGGTCGAGAAGGAAGACTCGGACACACTACTGTCGCCCGAGGAGGTCCCTGAGCCGGTCGCTGAACAGCTCGGATTCCGATGCCCGAGTTGTGGGGAGTACAGCGATCCGGACTGTCGATACTGTCCTAGGTGTGGAGCGCAGAAGTATTCCGCTCGTACCTACCGGGCCACCCAATACGACCGAGCTACGAGCCGCCAAGTGGCGGTGATTTACGAACGCGTGGGCGACAGAATCCGGGTCGTCAAGCCCGACTCCGAGGGAGAGGAGAAGAAAGTACTGGTGCCTCTCGATAGGAAACCGTTCGTCCAAGCTACGGGTGCGAGCGAAACGGAGCTGTTGGGCGACGTGAAACACTGTCCCTGGGGAGGCGACGAGCAGCTGGGTGAGCCCCCGTACAAGCGCGTGATCCCGGGGGCCGTACACGAGGCCCATGAAGGCGTCCTGTTCATCGACGAACTCGCACAGTTGGGTCCCCTTCAGCAACACCTGCTCACGGCGATGCAGGAAAAGGAGTACCCGATCACCGGTAAGAACCCGCAGTCATCAGGCGCGGCGGTACGCGTGGAGGGCGTCCCGTGCGATTTCATCCTCGTAGGGGCGTGCAACATCCAGGACCTTCCAATGATCTTATCACCGCTACGATCGCGTATCCAAGGTGAAGGATACGAAGTCCTAATGAAAACCACGATGCCGGATACCGAAGAGAACCGGGCCAAGTTGGCACAGTTCGTCGCCCAAGAAGTGGAGCGGGATGGACGGATCCCACACGCCACCCGAGAGGCCGTCGAAGAGATCGTGAAGGAGGCGCGACGACGCGCCAGAGTGATAGATGGTGAGAGAGACGCCCTCACTCTGCGGCTCCGTGACCTGTCTGGGGTCGTGAGGTTGGCGGGAGACCTCGCGGTGATGGAGGGCGCGAAGTACATTGAACCCAAGCACGTTCGGGCCGCCATCAAGAAGGCGAAACCCGTCGAAGATCAGATCATAGAGGAGTACGGCTCACTCGAGGAAGGCCTGAGACGAGATGTAGCTACATGCTCGCTCTCCTCACCGGCCGCGCAACAGCGCGTTATTCAGGGCGATACGACCGATTCATACTACCACCAAGAGGATAAACGAGGGTACATTTAA